One Qiania dongpingensis genomic window carries:
- the hcp gene encoding hydroxylamine reductase, translating into MFCYQCEQTAGCAGCSGSAGVCGKTADIAGLQDELTGALIGLARAANGNEPTKRTDRVMTEGLFATLTNVNFDEKALKGLIARAHEEKEQMVPECGKCASVCGRNGDYDMKDLWQEEEDIRSLKSLILFGLKGMAAYAYHAMVLGYEDETVSRFFYKGLSAVGQEKTMEELLPLVMETGEVNLKCMELLDKANTDTFGVPAPASVSLSVEAGPFIVVSGHDLYDLKQLLEATEGKGINIYTHGELLPAHAYPELRKYGHLKGNFGTAWQNQQKEFADIPAPVLFTTNCLMPVRASYSDRVFTTGVVSYPGMIHIGEGEAENGKKDFTPLIKKTLELGGYKETKKFTGINGGSEVTTGFGHGAILSAADKVVEAVKSGTIRHFFLVGGCDGARAGRNYYTEFVKKAPEDSVILTLACGKFRFNDLNLGTIGGEKDGLPRLMDMGQCNDAYGAVRVAAALAEAFECGLNDLPLTLVLSWYEQKAVCILLTLLYLGMKKIYLGPTLPAFLSKNVLNYLVENYDIRPISTPEEDLKQILQ; encoded by the coding sequence ATGTTTTGTTATCAGTGTGAACAGACGGCAGGATGCGCGGGATGTTCCGGAAGCGCAGGAGTATGCGGGAAGACGGCGGATATAGCCGGGCTTCAGGATGAACTGACCGGCGCGCTCATCGGATTGGCTAGAGCAGCGAACGGAAATGAGCCCACAAAGCGTACAGACAGAGTGATGACGGAGGGATTGTTTGCTACGCTTACCAATGTCAATTTCGATGAGAAGGCATTGAAAGGGCTGATCGCCCGGGCCCATGAAGAAAAGGAACAGATGGTTCCGGAATGTGGGAAATGTGCTTCTGTCTGCGGACGAAACGGTGATTATGACATGAAAGATCTGTGGCAGGAAGAGGAGGATATCCGTTCTTTGAAATCCCTTATATTATTTGGCCTTAAAGGAATGGCGGCTTATGCTTATCATGCCATGGTCCTTGGCTATGAGGACGAGACGGTCAGCCGGTTTTTCTATAAGGGATTATCTGCGGTGGGACAGGAAAAAACAATGGAAGAGCTTCTGCCTCTGGTGATGGAGACCGGGGAAGTAAATCTAAAATGTATGGAGCTTCTGGATAAGGCTAACACAGATACCTTTGGAGTTCCGGCGCCGGCGTCTGTCTCACTTTCCGTGGAAGCCGGTCCGTTTATTGTGGTATCCGGACATGACCTTTATGACTTAAAACAACTTTTGGAGGCGACAGAAGGGAAAGGCATCAATATTTACACCCACGGAGAGCTGCTTCCGGCCCATGCCTACCCGGAACTCAGGAAATACGGACATTTAAAAGGGAATTTCGGCACCGCATGGCAGAATCAGCAGAAAGAATTTGCGGATATTCCCGCGCCGGTATTGTTTACGACCAATTGTCTGATGCCGGTACGCGCGTCTTATTCTGACAGAGTCTTTACCACAGGCGTGGTATCCTATCCGGGAATGATCCATATTGGAGAAGGAGAAGCAGAAAACGGAAAAAAGGATTTCACACCTTTGATCAAGAAGACTCTTGAGCTGGGCGGTTATAAGGAGACAAAAAAATTCACAGGTATAAATGGAGGAAGTGAGGTAACCACCGGATTTGGGCACGGGGCGATCCTGTCTGCAGCGGATAAGGTGGTGGAAGCCGTGAAGTCGGGGACCATACGGCATTTTTTCCTGGTAGGCGGATGTGACGGAGCCAGGGCAGGGAGAAATTATTACACGGAGTTTGTAAAGAAGGCGCCGGAAGATTCGGTGATACTGACTCTGGCCTGTGGAAAATTCCGGTTTAATGATCTGAATTTGGGTACAATAGGAGGGGAGAAGGACGGACTTCCCCGCCTGATGGATATGGGACAATGCAACGACGCATATGGTGCGGTCCGAGTGGCTGCCGCTTTGGCAGAGGCTTTTGAATGCGGCTTGAACGATCTGCCGCTGACCCTGGTCCTTTCCTGGTACGAGCAGAAAGCCGTCTGCATCTTGCTCACTCTTTTGTACTTGGGAATGAAGAAAATTTATCTGGGTCCTACGCTTCCCGCTTTTTTGTCCAAAAACGTTTTGAATTACCTGGTTGAAAACTATGATATACGGCCGATCAGCACTCCGGAAGAGGACCTTAAACAGATTTTGCAGTAA
- a CDS encoding GTP pyrophosphokinase, with translation MTNEQYYELIVPYQDALNLLMARLDVLNHSIYSTDVPKPIHNIQFRIKKKQSIENKLERKGMNGSFTAAKENLRDIAGIRVICYFVRDVEQLVDNLRGQRDLIVIQERNYIQDPKSNGYRSYHIILGIPVYYMERTEYYPVEVQIRTISMDFWASMEHRVCYKQERRDKQEIQAMLKQYAELLGEMEKGFERLNSEELEKSASGTGNSEKASQ, from the coding sequence ATGACAAACGAGCAGTATTACGAACTCATCGTTCCTTATCAGGATGCGCTGAATTTATTAATGGCCAGACTTGATGTGCTGAATCACTCGATATATAGCACAGATGTTCCAAAGCCGATTCACAATATACAGTTCAGGATAAAAAAGAAGCAGAGCATAGAGAACAAACTGGAAAGAAAGGGTATGAACGGAAGCTTCACTGCCGCCAAAGAAAATTTGCGGGATATAGCCGGTATTCGGGTCATTTGCTATTTTGTAAGGGATGTGGAGCAGCTGGTGGATAATCTGAGAGGACAGAGGGACCTGATCGTGATCCAGGAACGGAATTATATTCAGGACCCCAAATCCAACGGCTATCGCAGCTATCATATTATATTGGGAATTCCCGTTTATTATATGGAACGTACAGAGTATTATCCGGTGGAGGTTCAGATTAGGACGATCAGTATGGATTTTTGGGCGAGTATGGAACACCGGGTCTGTTACAAACAGGAGAGAAGAGACAAGCAGGAGATACAGGCTATGCTGAAGCAGTACGCAGAACTTTTGGGAGAAATGGAAAAGGGATTTGAACGGCTGAATAGTGAGGAGCTTGAGAAGTCTGCCAGTGGAACGGGGAACAGCGAAAAAGCTTCACAGTAA
- a CDS encoding Crp/Fnr family transcriptional regulator: protein MNFHLPSDSDLFQGISMEDSESMLGCLSPVLKKFEKEEYVFYAGSTIRTAGLILKGAVHIIKEDLWGNKRIMETAGPGQLFGEAYACMQTEALLISVVTAEKSEILFLDINRILTTCPTACAFHTRLIRNLLSVMAEKNLTLTRKLDHITQKSTREKVMAYLSFQASSQHTHTFTIPFNRQQLADYLSVERSALSAELSKMQADGLILYHKNEFTILL from the coding sequence ATGAATTTTCATCTGCCGTCTGATTCTGATCTGTTTCAGGGAATTTCCATGGAGGACTCTGAATCCATGCTCGGATGCCTTTCCCCTGTGCTTAAAAAATTTGAAAAAGAAGAATACGTCTTTTACGCCGGTTCCACGATTCGCACAGCCGGCCTTATCCTTAAAGGGGCGGTCCATATTATAAAAGAGGACTTATGGGGCAATAAAAGAATAATGGAGACTGCCGGCCCCGGCCAGCTGTTCGGCGAAGCGTACGCCTGTATGCAGACCGAAGCTCTGCTGATCAGCGTAGTCACTGCCGAGAAGTCTGAGATCTTGTTCTTGGATATCAACCGGATCCTGACCACCTGTCCCACCGCCTGTGCCTTTCACACGCGGCTGATCCGGAATCTCCTCTCCGTCATGGCAGAAAAAAATCTGACACTGACCAGGAAGCTGGATCACATCACCCAGAAATCCACCCGGGAAAAAGTCATGGCCTATCTGTCATTTCAGGCTTCCTCACAGCATACCCATACCTTTACCATCCCTTTTAACCGCCAGCAGCTGGCAGACTATCTCTCCGTGGAACGAAGCGCTCTGTCTGCAGAGCTCTCTAAAATGCAGGCCGATGGACTGATACTATATCATAAAAACGAATTCACAATATTACTGTGA
- a CDS encoding CvpA family protein produces the protein MDINLVFIVTILILIMSIIVGGLRGFFKSSLSLVALILSGIIVMALNPLVTGFLRNNTKLDEWIEGKVAGMITEEQNLGINTDGDSVTLEKDIALPMDIQLPNGTVLPAGTILPAGTTLPKGIGFDELLEQVNENLSTAQQSKIIESLPIPESLRNTLEENNNSAIYKELGVSQFTDYIGSFISNICLNIIGYIVTFLIVFFALQILMLVFNVVDRLPIIHGINHFAGALLGIVKGLLLLEILFLLLIPFTATAFGQNVLGQIESNAFLSMLYHKNILIRLLMMVVGKTF, from the coding sequence ATGGACATTAATCTGGTTTTTATAGTAACAATATTAATTTTGATTATGAGTATAATAGTGGGAGGTCTTCGGGGATTCTTTAAGAGCAGTCTGTCTTTGGTGGCCCTGATCTTATCAGGCATTATTGTAATGGCGCTGAATCCGCTTGTCACAGGTTTTTTGCGTAACAATACGAAGCTGGACGAATGGATTGAAGGAAAAGTAGCTGGAATGATCACCGAGGAACAAAACTTGGGGATAAATACGGACGGAGACAGTGTGACGCTGGAAAAGGATATTGCACTTCCTATGGATATTCAGCTGCCCAATGGTACAGTCCTTCCGGCAGGTACGATCCTTCCGGCGGGGACTACGCTGCCTAAAGGAATTGGATTTGATGAGCTTTTGGAGCAGGTGAATGAAAATCTTTCTACGGCGCAGCAAAGCAAGATTATAGAGAGCCTGCCGATACCGGAGAGCCTTAGGAATACTTTGGAAGAAAATAATAATTCCGCGATATACAAAGAATTGGGCGTGAGCCAGTTTACTGATTATATAGGAAGCTTTATAAGCAACATATGTTTGAATATCATCGGATATATTGTTACGTTCCTGATTGTGTTTTTCGCGCTTCAGATCCTGATGCTGGTATTTAATGTAGTAGACAGACTTCCTATTATACATGGAATCAATCATTTTGCCGGGGCGCTTCTGGGAATCGTAAAGGGGCTTTTGCTGCTGGAGATTTTATTTTTGCTGTTGATTCCGTTCACGGCGACCGCTTTTGGACAGAATGTACTGGGACAAATTGAGAGTAACGCTTTTTTAAGCATGCTGTATCATAAGAATATCTTGATTCGGCTCCTGATGATGGTCGTTGGAAAGACGTTTTGA
- a CDS encoding adenosylcobalamin-dependent ribonucleoside-diphosphate reductase, translating into MTIEEWLGKENQLGIDIWQNKYCYEGEDFDHWIDRISSGNKDIARLMKEKKFLFGGRILSNRGLEYVGRKITLSNCYVIAPPRDEIESIFDCAKKLARTYSYGGGCGIDISGLSPRGARINNAARETTGAVSFMDLYSLVTDLIGQNGRRGALMISMDCFHPDIEDFIKLKTDLTKVTKANISVRIYDEFMEAVKENKPYYLHYTREATGEKIERMVNARELFHQIAEANWDYAEPGALFWDRICGWNLLSNTKDFSYAGVNPCAEEPLPAGGSCLLGSMNLAEFVKDPFTPEASFDFDGFKQCVTICVRAMNEVLDEGLSLHPLEEQQESVRDWRQIGLGIMGLADMLVKLGVTYGEEEAIELCDKIGFAMADTAIASSAALAKESGAFPKCVTEEIMGTAFFEQNTSEPTKEMVKKYGLRNSQLLTIAPTGTLSTMLGISGGIEPIYAIYYERKTESLHGKDVYYKVYTKIVENYMKDHKITDDSMLPPYFVTAMTLDYRSRINMQSIWQTHIDASISSTVNVPKQFTVEETESLYQYAYDKGLKGITIFRDGCQRAGILSTDVPEESKGAVAGEGLERGEIILVNDDVIGKKRKLITGCGSLHCIALFDPYTGALLETYLSKGSTGGCNNFMIGLSRMISISARGGIDIYTIIDQLNSTGSCPSYTVRRATQKDTSKGSCCPMAVGNALLDMYNEVQEELAKQGESASHVPPKAPKPQAVKSTNQKIRCPECGEPLVFEGGCNICKGCGWSGCF; encoded by the coding sequence ATGACGATCGAAGAATGGTTAGGAAAAGAAAATCAGCTGGGTATTGATATCTGGCAGAATAAATATTGTTATGAAGGGGAAGATTTTGATCACTGGATAGACAGGATAAGCAGCGGAAACAAGGACATAGCCCGCCTGATGAAGGAGAAAAAATTTCTGTTCGGCGGAAGAATATTGTCCAACCGCGGTCTGGAATACGTGGGAAGAAAAATCACACTGTCCAACTGCTATGTGATCGCGCCCCCTAGGGATGAGATTGAAAGTATCTTTGACTGTGCAAAAAAGCTGGCCCGTACGTATAGCTACGGCGGAGGATGCGGCATTGATATCTCCGGGCTGAGTCCCAGAGGGGCACGTATCAACAACGCGGCCAGGGAGACTACCGGAGCGGTGTCTTTTATGGATCTGTATTCTCTGGTCACGGACCTAATCGGGCAGAATGGCCGCCGGGGGGCGCTGATGATCTCCATGGATTGTTTCCACCCGGATATCGAGGATTTTATTAAGTTAAAGACAGATCTCACGAAGGTGACGAAGGCGAATATTTCTGTCAGAATATATGATGAATTCATGGAAGCTGTGAAAGAAAATAAGCCGTATTATCTCCATTACACGAGAGAGGCCACTGGAGAGAAGATTGAACGGATGGTCAACGCCAGAGAACTGTTTCATCAGATCGCGGAGGCCAATTGGGATTATGCGGAGCCGGGGGCTCTGTTCTGGGACAGAATCTGCGGATGGAACCTGCTCAGCAATACAAAGGACTTTTCCTATGCGGGTGTAAACCCCTGTGCGGAGGAACCGCTGCCCGCCGGAGGCAGCTGCCTCCTTGGCAGCATGAATCTGGCCGAATTTGTAAAGGATCCTTTTACGCCGGAAGCGTCATTTGACTTTGACGGGTTCAAGCAGTGCGTGACCATTTGTGTCAGAGCGATGAATGAGGTGCTGGACGAGGGGCTGAGCCTGCATCCGCTGGAGGAACAGCAGGAAAGTGTCCGTGACTGGCGCCAGATAGGTCTGGGCATTATGGGACTGGCGGACATGCTTGTGAAGCTGGGTGTGACCTACGGTGAGGAAGAGGCCATAGAGCTTTGTGACAAAATAGGCTTTGCGATGGCGGATACGGCCATTGCCTCTTCCGCGGCTCTGGCAAAGGAGTCAGGAGCATTTCCGAAATGCGTCACAGAGGAGATTATGGGAACCGCGTTTTTTGAGCAGAATACGTCCGAGCCTACCAAGGAAATGGTGAAAAAATATGGGCTGAGGAATTCACAGCTTCTGACGATCGCTCCCACAGGAACCTTATCCACCATGCTGGGGATTTCCGGAGGGATAGAGCCTATCTATGCCATTTATTATGAAAGGAAGACAGAATCCCTCCATGGCAAAGACGTATACTACAAGGTGTATACGAAAATCGTGGAAAATTACATGAAGGATCACAAGATCACCGATGACAGTATGCTGCCGCCCTATTTTGTGACGGCTATGACACTGGATTATCGATCCAGGATCAACATGCAGTCCATCTGGCAGACGCATATTGACGCTTCCATCAGCTCTACGGTGAATGTACCGAAGCAATTTACGGTAGAGGAGACAGAATCGCTTTATCAGTACGCTTATGACAAGGGCCTTAAAGGAATCACGATTTTCCGTGATGGCTGCCAGCGGGCCGGAATCCTGTCCACAGATGTGCCGGAGGAGTCCAAGGGAGCCGTTGCCGGAGAAGGGCTGGAACGCGGTGAGATTATTCTGGTGAATGATGACGTCATCGGAAAGAAGCGGAAGCTGATCACCGGATGCGGAAGCCTCCACTGTATCGCTCTTTTTGACCCTTATACGGGAGCTCTGCTGGAGACCTATCTCAGCAAAGGAAGTACGGGAGGCTGTAATAATTTCATGATCGGCTTGTCCAGAATGATCTCCATCAGCGCACGAGGCGGCATTGATATTTATACAATTATCGATCAGCTGAACTCTACAGGCTCCTGTCCTTCCTATACCGTAAGGCGAGCGACGCAGAAGGATACCAGCAAGGGCTCCTGTTGTCCAATGGCTGTGGGAAACGCGCTGTTAGATATGTACAATGAGGTGCAGGAAGAATTGGCGAAGCAGGGAGAAAGCGCCAGCCATGTGCCGCCCAAGGCTCCGAAGCCCCAGGCGGTGAAAAGCACCAACCAGAAGATCCGCTGCCCGGAATGTGGAGAACCGCTTGTTTTTGAGGGCGGCTGCAACATCTGCAAAGGCTGCGGATGGAGCGGATGCTTCTGA
- a CDS encoding cation-translocating P-type ATPase, with the protein MKPYLAEFFQVVKDLNTSEQGLTGAEAGRRLSETGPNKLKEGKKVSLISRFFKELADPMIIILIAAAVVSGITAVYSGESFTDVIIIMAVVIINAVLGVVQENKAEKAIAALQEIAAATSKVVRDGRQVTIKSEELVPGDVIILEAGDAVPADARIIENASLKVEEAALTGESVPVNKTADALNLGAEKDIPLGDRKNMVYMGSTIVYGRGRAVLTGTGMDTEMGKIADALTNSKDDLTPLQKKLNQLSKVLSFLVIGICLFIFALDVFRAYPDITGAKMLDTFMVAVSLAVAAIPEGLAAVVTIVLSMGVTRMSKRNAVIRKLTAVETLGCTQIICSDKTGTLTQNKMTVVEHSSADIPELAKAMTLCSDAVLDEQNEAVGEPTECALVNDAFSLGLSKTDLMEQYPRLGEAPFDSMRKMMSTVHKTPEHAILQYTKGAPDEVLKRCTSMWDGSREIPLTDSLRQEILSENKHMADQALRVLCGAMRVWDSSPASFDAEFLEQELCYLGLSGMIDPIRPEVRDAISECKSAGIRPVMITGDHRDTAVAIARQLGILRDDSEAITGSQLNDMSDEELFRDVEHFSVYARVQPEHKVRIVKAWKSKGRITAMTGDGVNDAPSIKSADIGVGMGITGTDVTKNVADMVLADDNFATIVSAVGEGRRIYDNIRKSIQFLLSSNLAEVLAIFFSTILGFTILKPVHLLWINLITDCFPALALGMEHEEEDIMKRAPRSADDGIFAGGLGFDVAFQGVLITLLTMSAYFIGHYVESGRLEIAASADGMTMAFLTLSMVEIFHSFNMRSRRASVFRIHGHNIFLWGAMALSFLCTTAVIYVPFLRNAFGFTHITLAEYGLSMALAVVIIPIMELVKFIQRRLHK; encoded by the coding sequence ATGAAACCATACTTAGCAGAATTTTTTCAAGTCGTAAAAGATCTGAACACCTCAGAACAGGGCCTGACCGGCGCCGAGGCAGGACGGCGGTTGTCCGAAACCGGCCCAAATAAGCTTAAAGAGGGCAAAAAAGTTTCACTCATCTCCCGCTTTTTTAAAGAACTGGCCGATCCGATGATCATCATTCTCATAGCCGCCGCTGTCGTATCAGGCATTACGGCAGTCTACTCCGGGGAGTCCTTCACCGATGTCATCATTATCATGGCCGTAGTCATCATCAATGCTGTCCTCGGGGTTGTTCAAGAAAATAAAGCAGAAAAAGCCATCGCCGCTCTCCAAGAGATCGCGGCGGCTACTTCAAAGGTCGTCCGGGACGGGCGCCAGGTAACCATTAAAAGTGAAGAGCTGGTTCCCGGCGACGTGATCATCCTGGAGGCCGGAGACGCCGTTCCCGCCGACGCCAGGATCATAGAAAACGCCAGCCTTAAAGTGGAAGAAGCGGCCCTTACCGGAGAATCTGTACCGGTCAATAAAACCGCGGACGCGCTGAATCTGGGAGCAGAAAAAGACATCCCTCTTGGGGACCGGAAGAACATGGTATATATGGGGAGCACCATCGTATATGGGCGGGGACGCGCCGTGCTGACCGGTACCGGTATGGACACAGAAATGGGAAAAATCGCAGACGCGCTGACCAATTCCAAGGATGATCTCACTCCCCTTCAAAAAAAGCTGAATCAATTGAGCAAGGTTCTGAGCTTCCTCGTCATCGGAATCTGTCTCTTTATCTTCGCACTGGATGTATTCCGCGCTTATCCGGATATCACCGGAGCCAAGATGCTCGATACGTTCATGGTAGCCGTCAGCCTGGCTGTGGCAGCCATCCCGGAGGGCCTGGCCGCAGTGGTCACGATCGTGCTCTCCATGGGAGTCACCAGAATGTCAAAGCGGAATGCCGTCATTCGTAAACTGACCGCCGTGGAAACCCTTGGCTGCACTCAGATCATCTGTTCCGACAAAACAGGCACACTGACTCAGAACAAGATGACAGTAGTGGAGCACTCCTCGGCAGATATCCCGGAGCTTGCCAAAGCCATGACGCTCTGCAGCGACGCTGTTTTAGATGAGCAGAATGAAGCTGTCGGGGAGCCTACAGAATGTGCTCTGGTAAATGACGCTTTCTCCCTTGGGCTGTCCAAAACAGATCTTATGGAACAATATCCCCGTTTAGGCGAGGCTCCCTTTGATTCTATGCGGAAGATGATGTCAACGGTCCATAAGACCCCGGAACACGCCATTCTGCAGTACACCAAAGGCGCTCCCGACGAGGTACTAAAGCGCTGTACGTCCATGTGGGACGGCAGCCGGGAAATCCCCCTCACCGACAGCCTCCGCCAGGAAATTCTTTCGGAAAATAAGCATATGGCGGATCAGGCTCTCCGCGTTCTCTGCGGAGCCATGCGCGTATGGGATTCTTCTCCCGCCTCTTTCGATGCAGAATTTCTGGAACAGGAGCTTTGCTATCTCGGATTATCCGGCATGATCGATCCCATCCGCCCCGAAGTGCGGGACGCAATCTCCGAATGCAAGAGCGCCGGCATCCGGCCCGTCATGATCACCGGCGATCATCGGGACACCGCTGTAGCGATCGCCCGTCAGCTGGGCATCCTCCGGGACGACAGCGAGGCCATAACCGGTTCCCAGCTAAACGACATGAGCGATGAAGAGCTGTTCCGGGATGTGGAGCATTTCTCCGTATATGCGAGGGTCCAGCCGGAGCACAAGGTGCGGATTGTAAAGGCCTGGAAATCCAAAGGACGCATCACCGCCATGACAGGAGACGGCGTAAACGACGCTCCTTCTATTAAAAGCGCAGATATAGGCGTGGGCATGGGAATAACCGGTACAGATGTGACAAAAAACGTAGCGGATATGGTGCTTGCCGACGACAATTTTGCTACCATCGTCTCCGCCGTGGGAGAGGGCAGAAGAATTTACGACAATATCCGCAAGTCCATTCAGTTCCTCCTGTCCTCCAATCTGGCCGAGGTACTCGCCATTTTCTTTTCCACCATCCTCGGCTTTACCATCCTTAAGCCGGTCCACCTGCTTTGGATCAACCTGATCACCGACTGTTTCCCCGCCCTGGCTCTCGGCATGGAACACGAAGAAGAGGATATCATGAAACGTGCTCCCAGAAGCGCGGATGACGGAATCTTCGCAGGCGGCCTTGGCTTTGACGTAGCCTTCCAGGGTGTCCTGATAACCCTGCTGACCATGTCCGCTTATTTCATCGGGCACTATGTCGAATCCGGGCGGCTTGAGATCGCTGCCAGTGCCGACGGCATGACAATGGCATTCCTGACCTTATCCATGGTGGAAATCTTTCATTCCTTTAACATGAGATCCAGAAGAGCTTCTGTGTTCCGGATACATGGACATAATATATTCCTCTGGGGCGCAATGGCGCTGTCTTTCCTCTGTACGACCGCTGTGATCTATGTCCCCTTCCTGCGGAACGCTTTCGGCTTCACCCATATCACTTTGGCCGAATACGGACTTTCCATGGCCCTGGCCGTCGTGATCATCCCGATCATGGAACTGGTAAAATTCATACAGCGGCGCCTGCACAAATAG
- a CDS encoding ATP-binding protein, with protein MIRKIIQIDENKCNGCGICAKACHEGAIGMADGKAKLLREDYCDGLGDCLPACPTQAIRFVEKETAAFCKETDNTENPWPVQIKLAPVQASCYDGAELLIAADCTAFRYERFYRDFVKGRGVLIGCPKLDKEDYSDKLTEILRENKIKSIQIIRMEVPCCGGLERAVEKSVIQSGAKLPWQVVTISVDGKIKSIKEGKENG; from the coding sequence ATGATAAGAAAAATAATTCAGATAGACGAAAATAAATGCAATGGCTGCGGAATCTGTGCGAAAGCGTGTCACGAGGGCGCGATTGGAATGGCAGACGGAAAAGCGAAGCTCCTGCGGGAAGATTATTGCGACGGACTTGGTGATTGTCTACCGGCCTGTCCGACTCAGGCGATTCGCTTTGTGGAAAAAGAAACGGCGGCTTTTTGTAAGGAAACCGATAATACGGAGAACCCCTGGCCGGTGCAGATAAAGCTGGCGCCGGTCCAGGCGTCCTGCTATGACGGAGCGGAGCTTTTGATAGCCGCGGACTGCACGGCATTTCGATATGAAAGATTCTACCGGGATTTTGTGAAGGGACGCGGGGTCCTGATCGGTTGTCCCAAATTGGACAAGGAGGACTATTCGGATAAGCTGACCGAGATTCTCCGGGAAAATAAGATAAAGAGTATCCAGATTATCCGGATGGAGGTGCCCTGCTGTGGAGGGCTGGAACGGGCCGTGGAAAAGTCGGTCATACAAAGCGGTGCAAAGCTTCCCTGGCAGGTGGTCACGATCAGTGTAGATGGAAAAATAAAAAGCATAAAGGAAGGAAAAGAAAATGGGTGA